The following proteins come from a genomic window of Microbacterium lemovicicum:
- a CDS encoding energy-coupling factor transporter transmembrane component T family protein produces MSVDTPTRRADAAASAWLDGINPVTKIVIALVLSVPLFASIDVVSAVVAIVLQLACLPVTGLRLSAVLRRIAPIALFAPVAGVSMLLYAQPGGQIYGSFLYATVSDASIELAVAVTLRVIALALPTILLFGRTDPTELADALAQVAHLPARFVLGVLAGTRTLGLFVEDWRTMALARRARGLGDRGAVRRFLSMAFVLLVFAVRRGTKLSTAMEARGFGAPTPRTWARPSRLHPRDAVAVVGAVVVIAAALAAAVAAGTFRFVWS; encoded by the coding sequence ATGAGCGTCGACACACCGACGAGGAGAGCGGATGCCGCGGCATCCGCCTGGCTCGACGGCATCAACCCCGTCACGAAGATCGTCATCGCCCTCGTGCTGTCTGTGCCGCTGTTCGCCAGCATCGACGTCGTCTCGGCGGTCGTCGCCATCGTCCTGCAGCTCGCGTGCCTGCCCGTGACGGGACTGCGGCTGAGCGCGGTGCTGCGCCGCATCGCGCCGATCGCGCTGTTCGCGCCGGTCGCGGGCGTCAGCATGCTCCTCTACGCCCAGCCGGGGGGCCAGATCTACGGCTCCTTCCTCTACGCCACCGTGAGCGACGCGTCGATCGAGCTGGCCGTGGCCGTCACGCTGCGGGTGATCGCTCTGGCGCTGCCGACGATCCTCCTGTTCGGGCGCACCGACCCGACCGAGCTCGCCGACGCGCTCGCCCAGGTCGCGCACCTTCCGGCGCGCTTCGTGCTCGGAGTGCTCGCCGGCACCCGCACGCTGGGCCTGTTCGTCGAGGACTGGCGCACGATGGCGCTCGCGCGCCGCGCGCGAGGGCTGGGCGATCGCGGCGCGGTGCGCCGATTCCTGTCGATGGCGTTCGTGCTGCTGGTCTTCGCCGTGCGCCGCGGCACGAAGCTCTCCACCGCGATGGAGGCCCGGGGCTTCGGCGCCCCCACCCCGCGCACCTGGGCGCGCCCGTCGCGCCTGCACCCGCGGGATGCCGTCGCCGTCGTGGGTGCGGTGGTCGTCATCGCCGCGGCGCTCGCCGCCGCGGTCGCCGCCGGAACGTTCCGGTTCGTCTGGTCCTGA
- a CDS encoding SDR family oxidoreductase, with translation MSSPSSSGPLAGRTILMSGGSRGIGLAIALRAAADGANIALLAKTDTPHPRLEGTVHTAAQQIRDAGGRALPLVGDVRSDDDITEAVLKTQGEFGGIDIVVNNASVIDLSGSLDLAAKKYDLMQDVNVRGTFLLSRAAVPVLRDSANPHILSLSPPLNITPRWLGAHTGYTLAKYGMTMVTLGLAAEFADDGIAANTLWPRTTIATAAVQNVLGGDQLMKVSRTPEIYADAAYQVMLQPSREYTGQTLVVEDVLEAAGVTDFSRYAAVPGTPDDRMYPDIFLD, from the coding sequence GTGAGCTCCCCCTCGTCCTCCGGCCCGCTCGCCGGCCGCACCATCCTGATGTCCGGCGGCAGCCGCGGCATCGGCCTCGCGATCGCGCTGCGGGCCGCCGCCGACGGCGCGAACATCGCGCTGCTCGCCAAGACCGACACGCCCCACCCGCGCCTCGAGGGCACCGTGCACACCGCGGCCCAGCAGATCCGGGATGCCGGCGGTCGGGCCCTCCCGCTGGTGGGCGACGTGCGCAGCGACGACGACATCACCGAGGCCGTTCTCAAGACCCAGGGCGAGTTCGGCGGCATCGACATCGTCGTGAACAACGCGTCCGTCATCGACCTGTCGGGCTCCCTCGACCTCGCGGCCAAGAAGTACGACCTCATGCAGGACGTGAACGTCCGCGGCACATTCCTCCTGTCGCGTGCGGCGGTGCCGGTGCTCCGCGACAGCGCGAACCCGCACATCCTGTCGCTCTCGCCGCCGCTGAACATCACACCGAGGTGGCTGGGCGCCCACACCGGCTACACGCTGGCGAAGTACGGGATGACGATGGTCACTCTGGGGCTGGCGGCCGAGTTCGCCGACGACGGCATCGCGGCCAACACCCTGTGGCCGCGCACCACCATCGCCACCGCCGCGGTGCAGAACGTGCTCGGCGGCGACCAGCTGATGAAGGTGAGCCGCACGCCCGAGATCTACGCCGACGCCGCGTACCAGGTCATGCTGCAGCCGTCCCGCGAGTACACCGGCCAGACGCTCGTCGTCGAGGACGTGCTGGAGGCCGCCGGCGTGACCGACTTCTCGCGGTACGCCGCGGTGCCCGGGACGCCCGATGACCGCATGTACCCCGACATCTTCCTGGACTGA
- a CDS encoding alpha/beta hydrolase, giving the protein MAHVRRDLVYAEHPGYRPLSLDLHLPDAPHPPVVLFLHGGGWRVGSRRTFVPGLAGPDGFGRITAEGWAVAAVDYRLSGEARWPAQLADVTAAIEWVTSATEVDGSRLVLWGESAGGHLAALAGLRDPRVRGVIDWYGPADLRTMPGADDPQTREAALLGMPAASDPDLAAHASPVASVIIGAPPFHIAHGDDDRSVPVAQSEELARALRRVGADVTLQIVPGADHLWRGLGDPATVFDPALAFLGRIAG; this is encoded by the coding sequence ATGGCGCACGTGCGTCGCGACCTCGTCTACGCCGAGCATCCGGGCTACCGGCCGCTCTCGCTCGACCTGCACCTGCCGGACGCACCGCACCCGCCGGTCGTGCTGTTCCTTCACGGCGGCGGGTGGCGCGTCGGCAGTCGACGGACGTTCGTGCCCGGTCTCGCCGGACCCGACGGCTTCGGGCGCATCACGGCGGAGGGATGGGCCGTGGCGGCCGTCGACTACCGTCTGAGCGGCGAGGCGCGGTGGCCGGCGCAGCTCGCGGACGTCACCGCGGCGATCGAGTGGGTGACGAGCGCGACGGAGGTCGACGGATCCCGCCTCGTCCTCTGGGGCGAGTCCGCCGGCGGTCACCTCGCCGCCCTCGCGGGCCTGCGCGATCCGCGGGTGCGGGGCGTCATCGACTGGTACGGACCGGCGGACCTGCGCACCATGCCGGGGGCCGACGACCCGCAGACCCGCGAAGCGGCCCTCCTCGGGATGCCCGCGGCGAGCGACCCCGACCTCGCGGCGCACGCGAGCCCCGTGGCATCCGTCATCATCGGGGCGCCCCCGTTCCACATCGCACACGGAGACGACGACCGGTCCGTCCCCGTCGCCCAGAGCGAGGAGCTGGCCCGGGCGCTGCGCCGCGTCGGCGCCGACGTCACGCTGCAGATCGTGCCCGGTGCCGACCACCTCTGGCGCGGGCTCGGGGATCCTGCCACCGTCTTCGACCCGGCGCTGGCGTTCCTGGGCCGGATCGCCGGCTGA
- a CDS encoding SDR family NAD(P)-dependent oxidoreductase, translated as MRLTGTSALVTGGASGLGLATARRLAEAGSAVTIIDLPASAGAETAAELGGSFAPADVTDPDQVAAAVAQAAASGPLRVVVNCAGIAPPAKVLDREGHPAVLADFERVVRVNLVGTFNVISQASAVMARTEPDADSGDRGVIVNTASVAAFDGQVGQPAYSASKGGVHAMTLPIARELARYAIRVLTIAPGIMETPMLAGLPQAAQDSLGQQVPYPGRLGRPDEYARLVLSIVENGYLNGETIRLDGAIRMAPR; from the coding sequence ATGAGACTCACCGGCACCAGCGCCCTGGTCACGGGAGGTGCGAGCGGGCTGGGCCTGGCCACCGCCCGCCGCCTCGCCGAAGCGGGGTCCGCCGTCACGATCATCGACCTGCCCGCCTCGGCGGGTGCCGAGACGGCCGCCGAGCTCGGCGGCTCGTTCGCCCCGGCCGACGTCACCGACCCGGATCAGGTGGCGGCCGCCGTGGCGCAGGCCGCAGCATCCGGCCCCCTCCGGGTCGTCGTGAACTGCGCGGGCATCGCCCCACCGGCGAAGGTGCTCGACCGCGAGGGCCATCCCGCGGTGCTCGCCGATTTCGAGCGCGTGGTGCGCGTCAACCTGGTGGGCACGTTCAACGTCATCTCGCAGGCGTCCGCCGTGATGGCGCGCACCGAGCCCGACGCCGATTCGGGCGACCGCGGCGTCATCGTCAACACCGCCAGCGTCGCCGCGTTCGACGGCCAGGTCGGCCAGCCGGCCTACTCGGCGAGCAAGGGCGGCGTGCACGCCATGACGCTGCCGATCGCCCGCGAGCTCGCCCGCTACGCCATCCGCGTGCTGACGATCGCGCCCGGCATCATGGAGACGCCGATGCTCGCCGGTCTGCCGCAGGCCGCGCAGGACTCCCTCGGCCAGCAGGTGCCCTACCCCGGCCGTCTCGGACGCCCGGACGAGTACGCCCGGCTCGTGCTGTCGATCGTCGAGAACGGCTACCTCAACGGCGAGACGATCAGGCTCGACGGCGCGATCCGGATGGCGCCGAGATGA
- a CDS encoding quercetin 2,3-dioxygenase — protein MTETLDDSLPEALVPYLLTEGQGQKIVLFDQLFTLLTTGAQTERQFDAFVTVGRPGQAVPAHFHARTNETFFVLDGEVRLWIDDRKGVRETRILEAGGFGFVPRDTIHSYRIEKTARIFGVTSAGFTDFFRAVGRPTTTPGIPGPGEVHIPSFAEMGSRGAEHDVNFVPGYELFD, from the coding sequence ATGACGGAGACCCTGGACGATTCCCTGCCCGAAGCACTCGTGCCCTACCTGCTGACGGAGGGACAGGGCCAGAAGATCGTGCTCTTCGATCAGCTGTTCACGCTGCTCACGACCGGCGCGCAGACCGAGCGGCAGTTCGACGCGTTCGTGACGGTCGGGCGGCCGGGGCAGGCGGTGCCCGCGCACTTCCACGCCCGGACAAACGAGACGTTCTTCGTGCTCGACGGCGAGGTGCGCCTCTGGATCGACGACCGGAAAGGGGTGCGGGAGACGCGCATCCTCGAGGCCGGAGGCTTCGGCTTCGTCCCGCGCGACACGATCCACTCGTACCGGATCGAGAAGACCGCGCGCATCTTCGGGGTGACCAGCGCCGGGTTCACCGACTTCTTCCGCGCCGTCGGCCGCCCCACCACGACACCCGGCATACCCGGGCCCGGGGAGGTCCACATCCCGTCGTTCGCGGAGATGGGCTCCCGCGGCGCCGAGCACGACGTGAACTTCGTGCCGGGCTACGAGCTGTTCGACTGA
- a CDS encoding ABC transporter ATP-binding protein has translation MTAPAGVLVEGWGWRYAGRRLPAVTGVDLRIEPGERVLLLGASGSGKSTLLTGMAGLLGDSDEGELTGRILVDGEPPELQRGRVGLVLQDPESGVVLSRVGDDVAFGCENLGVPAEQIGPRVREALDAVGLDVPLDRATAALSGGQKQRLALAGVLAMRPGLLLLDEPTANLDPDGVAEVRRSVGRIAEATGATIVLIEHRTPVWVDLMTRVVVLDPDGGLLADGSPADVFAVHGRALAEAGVWVPGAAVDLPVLPPAGAAAEPVLAAAGLAVGRVRGVPVAAGLDIRVPEAGATVITGPNGAGKSTLALTLAGLLPEVAGEVVAAERLAGRGGRRPLRWRSTELLTRIGTVFQEPEHQFLAATLRDELAVGPRALGMSRPEIDAVVDELLERLRLDHLALANPFTLSGGQKRRLSVATVLASSPAVLVLDEPTFGQDRRGWTELVGLLQRETERGRAVVAVTHDEDVVRHLGGHRIRLEARPETAA, from the coding sequence ATGACGGCTCCGGCCGGCGTCCTCGTCGAGGGCTGGGGATGGCGCTACGCCGGGCGTCGGCTGCCGGCCGTGACCGGGGTCGACCTGCGGATCGAGCCGGGCGAGCGCGTCCTCCTGCTGGGCGCCTCGGGCTCCGGCAAGTCGACGCTGCTGACGGGCATGGCGGGTCTCCTCGGCGACAGCGACGAGGGCGAGCTCACCGGACGCATCCTCGTCGACGGGGAGCCGCCGGAGCTGCAGCGCGGACGGGTCGGACTCGTGCTGCAGGATCCGGAGTCGGGGGTGGTGCTCTCCCGCGTGGGCGATGACGTCGCCTTCGGGTGCGAGAACCTCGGCGTGCCCGCGGAGCAGATCGGTCCGCGGGTGCGTGAAGCGCTCGACGCGGTGGGCCTGGACGTGCCGCTCGATCGCGCCACGGCCGCGCTGTCGGGCGGTCAGAAGCAGCGTCTCGCGCTCGCCGGCGTGCTCGCCATGCGCCCCGGCCTGCTGCTGCTCGACGAGCCGACCGCCAACCTCGATCCCGACGGCGTCGCGGAGGTGCGCCGGAGCGTGGGCCGGATCGCGGAGGCGACCGGTGCGACGATCGTGCTGATCGAGCACCGCACACCCGTGTGGGTCGACCTCATGACGCGCGTGGTCGTGCTCGACCCCGACGGCGGACTGCTCGCCGACGGTTCGCCCGCGGACGTGTTCGCCGTGCACGGTCGCGCGCTCGCGGAGGCGGGCGTGTGGGTGCCCGGCGCGGCCGTCGACCTGCCCGTCCTGCCCCCGGCCGGCGCCGCCGCCGAGCCGGTGCTCGCCGCCGCCGGTCTGGCCGTCGGCCGGGTGAGGGGCGTGCCGGTCGCAGCCGGCCTCGACATCCGGGTACCGGAGGCGGGGGCGACGGTCATCACCGGCCCGAACGGCGCGGGGAAGTCGACGCTGGCCCTGACGCTGGCCGGCCTGCTGCCGGAGGTCGCCGGAGAGGTCGTGGCCGCCGAGCGGCTCGCCGGCCGGGGTGGACGCCGTCCGCTGCGCTGGCGGTCGACCGAGCTGCTCACCCGCATCGGCACCGTGTTCCAGGAGCCCGAGCACCAGTTCCTCGCCGCCACCCTCCGCGACGAGCTCGCGGTCGGGCCGCGCGCGCTGGGCATGTCGCGTCCCGAGATCGACGCCGTCGTCGACGAGCTGCTGGAGCGGCTCCGCCTCGACCACCTCGCGCTGGCGAACCCCTTCACCCTGTCCGGCGGGCAGAAGCGCCGGCTGTCCGTGGCGACCGTGCTCGCGTCATCCCCTGCCGTCCTCGTGCTCGACGAGCCGACCTTCGGGCAGGACCGCCGCGGGTGGACCGAGCTCGTCGGCCTCCTCCAGCGCGAGACCGAGCGCGGGCGAGCCGTCGTGGCGGTCACGCACGACGAGGACGTCGTCCGCCACCTCGGCGGACACCGCATCCGGCTCGAGGCCCGCCCGGAGACGGCGGCATGA
- a CDS encoding enoyl-CoA hydratase/isomerase family protein: protein MSAPILLARDGGLARITFNRPASLNAMDFSMGTRWRDIAVEVAGDASIGAVILDAAGPAFCAGGDVIAMGGSGAGGSAVTEMAGVIHEGIRALVECSTPVVAAVQGAVAGGGLGLMLTADYIVASDAARFVSRYANIGLTPDLGVSTLLPAAIGQRRALQLLLQDRTLGAAEALDWGLVAEVVPAAELAARAEAVARFWLDGATAAFGQAKRLVRTGAGRPFADNLADEAVTIGARFDTDESKLRVAAFAAASRTKSAPKENP, encoded by the coding sequence ATGAGTGCCCCGATCCTCCTCGCGCGCGACGGCGGCCTCGCGCGCATCACCTTCAACCGCCCGGCCTCGCTCAACGCGATGGACTTCTCGATGGGGACGCGCTGGCGCGACATCGCCGTGGAGGTCGCCGGCGACGCGTCGATCGGCGCCGTGATCCTGGATGCTGCGGGCCCCGCCTTCTGCGCCGGCGGCGACGTCATCGCGATGGGCGGCTCCGGGGCGGGCGGCTCCGCCGTCACCGAGATGGCCGGCGTGATCCACGAGGGCATCCGTGCGCTCGTCGAGTGCTCCACCCCCGTCGTCGCCGCCGTGCAGGGGGCGGTCGCCGGTGGCGGGCTGGGGCTCATGCTGACGGCGGACTACATCGTGGCCTCCGATGCGGCGCGGTTCGTCAGCCGCTACGCCAACATCGGCCTGACGCCCGATCTCGGCGTCTCCACGCTCCTGCCCGCCGCGATCGGCCAGCGTCGCGCGCTGCAGCTGCTGCTGCAGGACCGCACGCTCGGCGCGGCCGAGGCGCTCGACTGGGGCCTGGTCGCCGAGGTGGTGCCCGCCGCGGAGCTCGCCGCTCGTGCCGAGGCCGTCGCGCGCTTCTGGCTCGACGGCGCGACGGCGGCGTTCGGCCAGGCCAAGCGGCTCGTCCGCACGGGGGCCGGGCGTCCGTTCGCCGACAACCTCGCCGACGAGGCGGTCACGATCGGCGCCCGCTTCGACACCGACGAGTCGAAGCTCCGCGTCGCGGCGTTCGCCGCCGCATCCCGCACGAAGTCCGCCCCGAAGGAGAACCCGTGA
- the mmuM gene encoding homocysteine S-methyltransferase produces MSEPRIIDTLDGRPLVLDGGLGTLLEARGHDLSSSLWSARLLRDDPDEVRAAHAEFAAAGADVLITSSYQVGYEALAAEGLGAAEVDELLRASVRLAREAADESGRDVLVAASVGPYGAVRADGSEYTGVYDVDAAALRLWHRRRLQVLAEAGADLIAVETLPSLAEVEAVAAELAGTGAAAWISLSGASTGFTRETRAAALAVAAEIDEVVAVGVNCCPPGSVAEALADAPAGVALVAYPNSGERWDAGTRAWHGAAGVSPDDARSWIAAGARLVGGCCRTTPADIAGLAAAIRG; encoded by the coding sequence GTGAGCGAGCCGCGGATCATCGACACCCTCGACGGCCGCCCGCTCGTGCTCGACGGCGGACTCGGCACGCTGCTGGAGGCGCGCGGACACGACCTGTCGTCGTCGCTGTGGTCGGCCCGCCTGCTGCGCGACGACCCCGACGAGGTCAGGGCTGCGCACGCCGAGTTCGCGGCGGCCGGCGCCGACGTGCTGATCACCTCCTCGTACCAGGTCGGCTACGAGGCGCTCGCCGCCGAAGGGCTCGGTGCCGCAGAGGTCGACGAGCTGCTCCGCGCGTCGGTCCGCCTGGCGCGGGAGGCCGCCGACGAGTCGGGGCGCGATGTCCTCGTCGCCGCCTCGGTCGGCCCGTACGGGGCGGTGCGAGCCGACGGCAGCGAGTACACCGGGGTGTACGACGTGGATGCCGCGGCCCTGCGTCTCTGGCACCGCCGCCGCCTGCAGGTGCTGGCCGAGGCCGGAGCGGACCTCATCGCGGTGGAGACCCTGCCGTCGCTCGCCGAGGTGGAGGCGGTCGCCGCCGAGCTCGCCGGCACCGGTGCGGCCGCGTGGATCTCGCTGTCGGGCGCGAGCACCGGCTTCACGCGCGAGACCCGTGCCGCAGCGCTCGCCGTCGCGGCGGAGATCGACGAGGTGGTCGCCGTCGGCGTCAACTGCTGCCCGCCGGGCTCGGTGGCCGAGGCACTCGCCGACGCGCCGGCGGGTGTCGCCCTCGTCGCCTATCCGAACAGCGGCGAGCGGTGGGATGCGGGCACACGCGCCTGGCACGGCGCCGCCGGCGTCTCTCCCGACGACGCGCGCAGCTGGATCGCCGCCGGCGCACGCCTGGTGGGCGGATGCTGCCGCACGACCCCCGCCGACATCGCCGGCCTCGCCGCGGCGATCCGCGGCTGA